In Bacteroidota bacterium, one DNA window encodes the following:
- a CDS encoding 50S ribosomal protein L25 has product MADIQLNAEARTKLGGSSAAHLRNEGRVPGVLYGHGEPSVAFHVKELDLRPLIYTNETHLVNLSLAGNANRCILREIQFDPITDRVTHVDFVKIHAGEKIRVEVPVNLVGQSVGVKDGGIIDHIMHKLSINAEPDAIPSHIDVDITNLKIGHGVHIKDLPAHPGYTINGEETAVIVACAAPKVETAATPGAAAEITEPEQIQAKGKKEEEA; this is encoded by the coding sequence ATGGCAGATATCCAACTTAATGCCGAAGCTCGTACGAAGCTCGGCGGCAGCTCGGCAGCACATCTTCGTAACGAAGGTCGTGTTCCGGGTGTCCTGTACGGTCACGGCGAACCCTCGGTCGCCTTCCACGTGAAGGAGCTTGACTTGCGTCCGCTCATTTATACAAACGAGACGCATCTTGTGAACCTCTCGCTTGCAGGAAATGCAAATCGTTGCATCCTTCGCGAGATCCAGTTCGACCCGATCACCGACCGTGTCACGCACGTTGACTTCGTGAAGATCCATGCGGGCGAGAAGATCCGCGTCGAGGTTCCGGTCAATCTCGTCGGCCAGTCGGTCGGCGTGAAGGACGGCGGTATTATCGATCACATCATGCATAAGCTCTCGATCAACGCAGAGCCGGATGCGATTCCGTCGCACATCGACGTCGATATTACGAACCTCAAGATCGGTCACGGCGTCCATATCAAGGATTTGCCGGCACATCCGGGCTACACGATCAACGGCGAAGAAACGGCCGTGATCGTTGCCTGCGCAGCGCCGAAGGTCGAAACGGCTGCAACGCCAGGTGCAGCAGCCGAGATCACCGAGCCCGAGCAGATTCAGGCAAAGGGCAAGAAGGAAGAAGAAGCATAA
- a CDS encoding ribose-phosphate pyrophosphokinase — protein MSQMKIVAGRSNPVFAAQIAKALGLKLAKAQIKNFADGEIWVKYDENIRDVDLFIVQSTMPPSDNLMELLMLIDAARRASAKRITAVLPYFGYARQDRKDQPRVAITSKLVANLITEAGADRVISMDLHAPQLQGFFDIPFDHLYASNAFAKYFRNLGLKNLAIASPDVGGTKMARGFAKRFDADLVIIDKRRPAPNVAEVMNVIGEPEGKTIILVDDLIDTGGTFTNAARALKDAGAKKIYGACTHPVLSGKAIERIEDSPLEFLLVTDSIPLARESKKIKVRSVAKLFAEAIKRTNKGASISSLFDK, from the coding sequence ATGTCGCAAATGAAGATCGTTGCCGGACGCAGTAATCCGGTGTTCGCTGCTCAGATCGCTAAAGCGCTCGGCCTGAAACTGGCGAAGGCGCAGATCAAGAACTTTGCGGACGGCGAGATCTGGGTAAAGTACGACGAGAATATCCGCGACGTCGACTTGTTCATTGTACAATCGACCATGCCTCCGTCGGACAATCTGATGGAGCTGCTGATGCTCATCGACGCAGCACGCAGAGCAAGCGCGAAGCGGATCACGGCGGTGCTTCCGTATTTCGGGTATGCACGCCAGGACCGCAAGGACCAACCACGCGTTGCGATCACGAGCAAACTCGTCGCAAACCTCATCACCGAGGCAGGCGCCGACCGTGTGATCTCGATGGACCTGCATGCACCGCAGTTGCAGGGATTCTTCGATATTCCGTTCGATCATTTGTATGCATCGAACGCATTCGCAAAATATTTTCGCAACCTCGGGTTGAAGAACCTCGCCATCGCATCGCCCGATGTCGGGGGCACGAAAATGGCGCGAGGATTTGCAAAGCGTTTCGATGCGGATCTGGTGATCATCGACAAGCGCCGTCCCGCCCCGAACGTTGCCGAAGTGATGAACGTCATCGGCGAACCGGAAGGGAAGACGATCATTCTTGTGGACGATTTGATCGATACCGGCGGCACGTTTACGAATGCTGCACGTGCCCTCAAGGATGCCGGCGCGAAGAAGATTTACGGTGCGTGTACGCACCCGGTGCTCAGCGGCAAGGCGATCGAACGGATCGAGGATTCGCCGCTCGAATTCTTGCTCGTTACGGATTCGATACCGTTGGCACGAGAGTCGAAAAAGATCAAAGTTCGCTCGGTCGCAAAGCTCTTTGCCGAAGCGATCAAACGAACGAATAAAGGCGCAAGCATCAGCTCGCTCTTCGACAAATAA
- a CDS encoding PorV/PorQ family protein — protein sequence MRFRSLSILLLLVASCAVRAQSFRAYSGEFLQLGAGARSLALGGSAIAFVDDATMGYWNPAGLSSLTYPNISAMHEARFDNTVKYDYGAIAIPLGKSSGVALSVFHIGISDIKDTRNAFVDRSGSGTFDGENYLDYSKVTTFGNYDWGVYLSYGHQQDSSPLSYGANLKFIVRKLDPENSATGIGFDAAVRYRVSDQLMLAAVGQDITTTLLSYTSGTRELVSPTLKLGGAYQWDLFDDRAHVIMPVADIDLRFENRGSVSEVHVGPISADMHAGLEYAFRNIVFVRGGYTDTKLLTLGVGIHLPKLSLDYAFQSFSADDQLGNTHRVSFSIALDNKLRRAR from the coding sequence GTGAGATTTCGTTCGTTATCCATTCTGCTGCTACTTGTTGCAAGCTGCGCCGTTCGAGCGCAGAGCTTTCGTGCGTATAGTGGCGAATTCTTGCAACTGGGTGCGGGGGCTCGCTCCCTTGCGCTCGGAGGTTCGGCCATTGCATTTGTCGACGATGCAACGATGGGGTATTGGAATCCTGCCGGATTGTCTTCGCTTACCTATCCGAATATTTCGGCTATGCACGAGGCCCGTTTCGACAATACGGTAAAGTACGACTATGGCGCGATCGCCATTCCATTAGGGAAATCAAGCGGTGTAGCCCTCTCTGTCTTTCATATCGGAATCTCGGACATCAAGGATACGCGAAATGCATTTGTCGACCGCTCCGGGAGCGGTACCTTCGACGGCGAGAATTATCTCGATTACTCAAAAGTCACAACGTTCGGGAATTATGATTGGGGAGTGTATCTCTCGTACGGCCACCAACAGGATTCTTCGCCGCTTTCGTACGGGGCAAATCTGAAGTTCATCGTCCGGAAGCTCGACCCGGAGAATTCGGCAACGGGGATTGGGTTCGATGCCGCGGTGCGGTACCGCGTATCGGACCAACTAATGCTCGCGGCGGTCGGACAAGATATTACGACAACCCTGCTTTCCTATACTAGTGGTACCCGCGAACTTGTGTCGCCCACTCTGAAGCTCGGCGGAGCATACCAGTGGGACCTGTTTGACGATCGTGCCCACGTCATTATGCCGGTCGCAGATATCGATCTCCGATTTGAAAATCGCGGAAGTGTCTCCGAAGTTCATGTTGGGCCGATTAGCGCTGACATGCATGCCGGTCTCGAGTACGCATTCCGCAATATCGTTTTTGTTCGAGGTGGATATACCGACACAAAACTTCTGACGCTCGGTGTCGGCATCCACCTGCCGAAACTCTCACTTGATTACGCGTTTCAGAGTTTCTCCGCCGATGACCAACTCGGCAACACTCACCGCGTGAGCTTTAGCATCGCCCTTGACAATAAGTTGCGACGTGCTCGCTGA
- the truA gene encoding tRNA pseudouridine(38-40) synthase TruA, whose amino-acid sequence MKIALLVEYDGSAFNGWQVQPDGRTVQGALQDTLARLSGNETIVIGAGRTDAGVHAVGMVAHADVNVSAEMPSWKLLEALNALTDEDIVVRDARVVSEDFHARYSAVERSYEYRIARRRIAVGRNYAWQVWQQLDESAMQAAVAMLVGEHDFTSFSKLSDDVNHYRCTVTQAALVNSGDMLTIALSANRFVRGMVRALVGATVEIGKGKLSIEAFRRLIDEPQELHRAKFICPAHGLTFMRVSYPDSFGLW is encoded by the coding sequence ATGAAAATTGCACTCCTTGTCGAGTATGACGGCAGCGCTTTCAACGGGTGGCAGGTGCAACCTGACGGCAGGACCGTTCAAGGTGCCTTGCAGGATACGCTTGCACGTTTGAGTGGAAATGAGACGATCGTGATCGGTGCAGGCCGAACGGATGCCGGAGTTCATGCAGTCGGAATGGTCGCTCATGCGGACGTAAACGTTTCAGCCGAGATGCCTTCGTGGAAGCTGCTCGAAGCACTGAATGCGCTGACGGACGAAGATATCGTCGTTCGAGATGCTCGCGTTGTCAGTGAAGACTTTCATGCACGGTATTCGGCCGTCGAGCGAAGCTACGAATATCGGATCGCTCGCCGGCGCATTGCTGTCGGTCGGAATTATGCTTGGCAAGTATGGCAGCAGCTGGACGAATCGGCAATGCAGGCGGCCGTTGCCATGCTTGTTGGTGAGCATGACTTCACATCGTTTTCCAAATTATCCGACGATGTCAACCACTACCGCTGTACGGTCACGCAAGCTGCGCTTGTAAACTCCGGCGATATGCTCACGATAGCGTTGAGCGCAAACCGCTTCGTTCGTGGCATGGTGCGAGCACTGGTGGGGGCCACCGTCGAGATCGGAAAAGGCAAGCTGTCTATCGAGGCATTTCGGAGGCTCATCGACGAACCCCAAGAGCTTCACCGGGCAAAGTTCATTTGTCCGGCACATGGGCTTACGTTCATGCGGGTGTCATACCCGGATTCATTTGGGTTGTGGTGA
- the glmS gene encoding glutamine--fructose-6-phosphate transaminase (isomerizing) — protein sequence MCGIVGYVGHREAQPIIVSGLKRLEYRGYDSAGIATIEHTAAHDTLSVLKCKGKVSDLEEILRTHPIRASIGIGHTRWATHGVPSDVNSHPHTDQTGTIALIHNGIIENYSSIKRTLLERGHTFNSETDTEVLAHLVGEFYSKGISLTEAVRLALSEVVGAYGVCVIAADSPREIVCARKGSPIVIGVGDNENFIASDAAALISHTRNVIYLSDGEIATITDHDVKTRTIEDVEVTKEIEAITIKLEEIEKGGYEHFMLKEIHEQPTTVHDAMRGRILSDEGTTILGGLRNHLPALRAAKRLIITACGTSYHAGLIGKYMLEQLAQVPVDVEYASEFRYRNPVVNEGDIMIVISQSGETADTLAAMREGKRKGATALGVVNVVGSTIARESDGGVYIHAGPEIGVASTKAFTSQVTVLALLAVMLGRMKGLSVVDGKEYIRSLSALPDQIGSLIESCEKTVKAIVDDFKDADHFLYLGRGYNYSVALEGALKLKEISYIHAEGYPAAEMKHGPIALIDENMPVVVIAPNDDVYEKVISNIMEVRARGGKVIAIASEGDKEISHLAERVIYIPNTLPMLVPILSVIPLQLLAYYMATARGANVDQPRNLAKSVTVE from the coding sequence ATGTGCGGAATAGTCGGGTACGTAGGGCATCGCGAGGCGCAGCCGATCATCGTTTCAGGTCTGAAACGGTTGGAGTACCGAGGATATGATAGCGCCGGAATCGCCACGATCGAGCATACAGCCGCTCATGACACTCTCAGTGTCCTCAAGTGCAAAGGCAAGGTCAGCGATCTCGAAGAGATACTTCGCACTCATCCGATCCGTGCGAGCATCGGCATTGGTCACACCAGATGGGCCACACACGGTGTTCCGAGCGACGTCAATAGCCACCCGCACACCGACCAGACGGGCACAATAGCACTGATCCATAACGGCATCATTGAAAACTACTCCTCGATCAAGAGAACGCTCCTCGAACGCGGACATACGTTCAATAGCGAGACCGACACCGAAGTACTGGCTCACCTCGTCGGAGAATTTTATTCGAAAGGCATTTCCCTGACCGAAGCAGTGCGCCTGGCTTTGAGCGAAGTGGTCGGCGCCTACGGAGTCTGTGTCATCGCTGCAGACTCGCCCCGGGAAATTGTCTGTGCACGCAAAGGCTCACCGATCGTAATCGGCGTCGGCGACAACGAGAATTTCATTGCAAGCGACGCAGCAGCGTTGATCTCGCACACGAGAAACGTAATCTATCTTTCCGATGGTGAAATCGCTACGATCACGGACCATGACGTCAAGACTCGTACGATCGAAGACGTCGAGGTGACCAAGGAGATCGAGGCGATTACCATTAAGCTCGAAGAGATCGAAAAGGGCGGCTACGAGCACTTCATGCTCAAAGAGATCCATGAGCAACCGACGACCGTCCACGACGCAATGCGCGGTCGCATTCTTTCCGACGAAGGCACGACCATCCTCGGCGGCTTGCGCAACCACTTGCCTGCTCTTCGTGCAGCCAAGCGCTTGATCATTACTGCATGTGGCACGAGCTACCACGCCGGCCTGATCGGCAAATACATGCTCGAGCAATTAGCGCAAGTCCCGGTCGATGTCGAGTATGCCAGCGAGTTTCGCTACCGCAACCCGGTCGTCAACGAAGGCGACATCATGATCGTTATTTCGCAATCCGGCGAGACGGCGGATACACTCGCTGCCATGCGCGAAGGCAAACGAAAAGGTGCGACAGCCCTCGGCGTCGTGAACGTGGTCGGCTCGACGATCGCACGCGAATCCGATGGCGGTGTCTATATCCATGCAGGACCTGAGATTGGCGTCGCTTCGACCAAAGCATTTACGTCTCAAGTGACGGTACTTGCACTGCTGGCCGTGATGCTGGGACGGATGAAAGGGCTTTCGGTCGTCGACGGAAAGGAATATATCCGTTCGCTTTCCGCACTCCCCGATCAGATCGGCAGTCTGATAGAATCGTGTGAAAAGACCGTAAAAGCGATCGTCGATGATTTCAAGGATGCCGATCACTTCCTCTACCTCGGTCGCGGCTACAACTACTCGGTTGCTCTCGAAGGGGCGCTGAAACTCAAAGAGATTTCCTACATTCACGCTGAGGGCTACCCGGCAGCCGAGATGAAGCATGGCCCGATCGCATTGATCGACGAGAACATGCCGGTGGTCGTGATCGCTCCGAACGACGATGTGTATGAGAAAGTGATCTCGAATATCATGGAAGTCCGTGCACGCGGAGGCAAAGTGATCGCGATCGCAAGCGAGGGCGACAAAGAGATTTCACACTTAGCCGAACGTGTGATCTATATCCCCAACACATTGCCAATGCTCGTTCCGATCCTATCTGTTATCCCGCTTCAACTGCTGGCGTACTACATGGCGACAGCTCGCGGCGCGAATGTAGATCAGCCGCGTAACCTTGCGAAGTCCGTGACCGTCGAATAA
- a CDS encoding SurA N-terminal domain-containing protein, whose amino-acid sequence MTVIFAGLAGAFLLMIVFEWGAQGDFFRSGPKGDEIGEVNGQAISNKEFNDMLQMVRQQKLSETKKSALSEAEEAEVNSQAWDQLLTTKLIDQKLTQYGITVTDQEVRDRMFYNPPDDIRRSFVDSAGRFHQQEYWQVLRDPKYDTILTPYVQRMRESMKREKLQSILLATIRLTNDEMWERYDIQTAKATFDVVKIVPPQNQFNDMVSKVTDDEVKAYYDNHKWEYKQDEARKIKFVVFRYIPTAKDSASVFERARSLAKRWQSLPLAESDSAGADLARDYSDDPFVHSAPLDLKTLGSVLNADSLLAAKPGDVVICPTAQGQVKVMRVISIADTGEQLVHAKQIVMGVGKTGAERDSAKARAERVVAQLRSGANFAEMARQYSEDPSARTGGDMRWLPEKTIPSEVLSVVNKEPVGSIVGPIEGPMGFIIMQLNGRSSHKLTVQTVNLDIRASSQTTKMVQQQATIFREQATKKGFDQAAKDMDMRVITDAPLVQLRGSQPLFGYMPFAYYIFDLSVGDITVPVQISAARISVVAQVVENIPKGARPLDEELKRVIKSQVAKKKMVESVYAHAQQLRNSLGPNDDLSKLTAMDATLTVQRVTSGPGESTQQLGTEYELNAAVFNLKNPGEITPAVKGQGACFIAKLVSMQPTQKEDYEKHKAGLFQNLAKEKEQRFFSSWLEDLKTSAKIKDFRIARN is encoded by the coding sequence ATGACCGTGATATTCGCGGGTCTTGCCGGCGCATTCCTCTTGATGATCGTCTTCGAATGGGGTGCCCAGGGAGACTTCTTCCGCAGCGGTCCGAAGGGAGATGAGATCGGAGAAGTCAATGGTCAGGCGATCTCCAATAAGGAGTTCAACGACATGCTCCAGATGGTGCGTCAACAGAAGTTGTCGGAAACCAAGAAAAGCGCGTTGAGCGAGGCCGAGGAAGCCGAAGTCAACTCGCAGGCGTGGGATCAACTGCTCACGACCAAGCTCATCGACCAGAAGCTTACTCAGTACGGCATCACGGTTACCGACCAGGAGGTCCGTGATCGTATGTTCTATAATCCGCCGGATGACATCCGTCGCAGTTTTGTCGATTCTGCTGGCCGCTTCCATCAGCAGGAGTATTGGCAGGTTCTTCGCGATCCGAAGTATGATACCATCTTGACCCCGTATGTCCAGCGTATGCGCGAGTCGATGAAGCGGGAGAAACTCCAGAGCATTTTGCTTGCGACCATCCGTCTGACCAATGACGAGATGTGGGAACGCTACGATATTCAGACGGCGAAAGCAACCTTTGATGTCGTCAAGATCGTCCCGCCGCAGAACCAGTTCAACGATATGGTTTCGAAGGTGACCGACGACGAAGTAAAGGCATACTACGACAACCACAAGTGGGAGTATAAGCAGGACGAAGCGCGAAAGATCAAGTTCGTGGTCTTCCGCTATATTCCGACCGCCAAAGATTCGGCGTCCGTATTCGAGCGTGCCCGTTCGCTTGCAAAGCGGTGGCAGTCATTGCCGCTTGCCGAGAGCGACAGTGCCGGTGCCGACCTCGCCCGTGATTACAGCGACGATCCGTTCGTTCATTCTGCTCCACTCGATCTCAAGACGCTCGGCAGTGTGCTCAACGCCGATTCACTCCTCGCTGCAAAGCCGGGTGATGTCGTGATCTGTCCGACGGCACAGGGCCAGGTGAAGGTCATGCGTGTCATCTCGATCGCTGATACCGGCGAACAACTCGTACATGCAAAGCAGATCGTGATGGGCGTCGGTAAGACCGGTGCGGAGCGCGATAGTGCCAAGGCGCGTGCAGAACGAGTAGTCGCTCAACTTCGCTCGGGTGCGAATTTCGCCGAGATGGCTCGTCAGTACTCTGAAGATCCTTCTGCACGTACCGGCGGCGACATGCGCTGGTTGCCTGAGAAGACGATTCCAAGCGAAGTACTGAGCGTCGTCAACAAAGAGCCGGTGGGGAGTATTGTTGGCCCCATCGAGGGACCGATGGGCTTTATCATAATGCAGCTCAATGGCCGTTCCAGTCATAAGTTGACGGTTCAAACGGTGAACCTCGACATTCGGGCAAGTTCTCAGACAACGAAGATGGTCCAGCAGCAAGCGACCATTTTCCGTGAGCAGGCTACAAAGAAGGGCTTCGATCAGGCGGCAAAGGATATGGATATGCGCGTGATCACCGATGCGCCGCTTGTTCAGCTGCGCGGGTCGCAGCCACTCTTTGGCTATATGCCGTTCGCGTACTATATCTTTGACCTGTCGGTCGGCGACATCACCGTCCCGGTGCAGATTTCTGCTGCACGGATCAGTGTCGTAGCCCAGGTTGTCGAGAATATTCCCAAGGGCGCACGTCCGCTCGATGAAGAGCTCAAGCGTGTGATCAAGTCGCAGGTTGCGAAGAAGAAGATGGTCGAATCCGTCTATGCTCATGCCCAGCAATTACGCAATTCGCTCGGACCGAACGACGATCTCTCGAAGCTTACAGCGATGGATGCGACCCTTACCGTTCAGCGCGTAACGTCCGGCCCCGGTGAGTCAACCCAGCAACTCGGTACGGAGTACGAACTCAATGCTGCCGTCTTTAATCTGAAGAATCCTGGCGAGATCACCCCTGCGGTCAAAGGCCAAGGCGCGTGCTTTATTGCAAAGCTTGTGAGCATGCAGCCGACCCAGAAGGAAGACTATGAAAAGCACAAAGCCGGACTCTTCCAGAATTTGGCAAAAGAGAAGGAACAACGATTCTTCTCTTCGTGGCTTGAAGATCTCAAGACGAGCGCGAAGATCAAAGACTTCCGCATCGCAAGAAACTAA
- a CDS encoding phosphatase PAP2 family protein produces the protein MKFASGSLLPLTIAIPTSMIVGGLAQSNNNAGWTTASNGVSIAAGVAVTLALQELVIKPLVRRERPYRALDSVRWVDSSATGYSFPSSHAATSWGLAVGLSLRYPKWYVIGPSVAYALVVSLSRPYLGVHFPSDVLTGAVLGSLVQYAFYKFQYWPKTPRSSTGAYFSSAAVRGPIGLGIALPLGN, from the coding sequence ATGAAATTCGCATCGGGGTCATTACTTCCGCTCACGATCGCGATACCAACCTCTATGATCGTTGGTGGGCTAGCGCAATCGAATAATAATGCCGGATGGACGACGGCGTCGAATGGGGTAAGTATCGCTGCCGGCGTTGCCGTGACGTTGGCGTTACAAGAGTTAGTCATCAAACCGTTGGTACGTCGTGAGCGACCGTACAGGGCGCTCGATAGCGTACGATGGGTCGACTCCAGCGCTACCGGATATTCCTTCCCATCTAGCCACGCGGCAACCAGTTGGGGATTGGCAGTTGGGCTATCCCTGCGATATCCGAAGTGGTATGTGATCGGGCCGAGCGTCGCGTACGCTCTTGTGGTGAGCCTCTCACGCCCGTACCTTGGGGTCCACTTCCCGAGCGACGTGTTGACCGGGGCTGTACTCGGAAGTCTTGTGCAGTATGCATTCTACAAGTTCCAATATTGGCCGAAAACCCCACGGTCCTCCACCGGAGCGTACTTTTCCAGTGCGGCTGTTCGAGGGCCAATTGGGCTCGGGATAGCGCTCCCGCTTGGCAATTGA
- a CDS encoding glycosyltransferase — MIFLLLAILYLVVLATFVVGLRRGLDRSRGVHENVEKPLVTVLVCARNEEQNIDRCIASLEQLHYPAERLQILVVDDHSTDATARHLSEWCRRLPHLQVLSLTSPHEGGKVNALTVGMDAAIGEFVCITDADCQVPPSWIEEYLKWYDAATGLVSSVTITNSSHPTAVCQSIEMMQLLGMSMAGINMGVAVSIIGNNLSIRRAAYEDIGGYRAIPFSVTEDVALFQAMWQSRWDVRFKASDRLLVTTNPPGSLSAWWRQKQRWVIGAKSLGFIGWFILILGYVGMIAAFGALWTQTLPMIVAVIGIKIIGDLMIIGPMAMSLKRIRLILYVPIYQFYLLFFLVCVPLQYAQRTVVWKDRDYHT, encoded by the coding sequence ATGATCTTCCTACTCCTTGCGATACTCTACCTTGTCGTGCTTGCGACGTTTGTCGTTGGGTTGCGGCGTGGACTCGACAGGAGCCGTGGCGTTCATGAGAACGTCGAGAAGCCGCTTGTGACGGTGTTGGTTTGCGCTCGAAACGAGGAGCAGAATATCGACCGATGTATCGCTTCGCTCGAGCAATTGCACTATCCTGCGGAGCGGTTACAGATCCTCGTGGTGGACGATCATTCCACGGATGCTACGGCAAGACATCTGTCCGAGTGGTGTCGGCGCCTGCCGCACCTTCAGGTGCTTTCTCTGACTTCGCCGCACGAAGGTGGAAAAGTCAATGCGCTGACGGTCGGTATGGACGCTGCAATCGGGGAGTTTGTCTGTATCACCGATGCCGATTGTCAAGTGCCTCCGTCATGGATCGAGGAGTATTTGAAGTGGTACGATGCAGCCACGGGGTTGGTATCGAGCGTTACAATCACTAACTCGTCGCACCCGACAGCTGTGTGTCAGTCCATCGAGATGATGCAACTGCTCGGAATGAGTATGGCCGGGATCAATATGGGGGTAGCCGTCTCGATCATCGGTAATAATCTTTCGATCCGACGCGCAGCCTACGAAGACATCGGCGGATATCGTGCGATTCCGTTCAGTGTTACTGAGGATGTTGCGCTGTTTCAGGCGATGTGGCAATCACGTTGGGACGTTCGGTTCAAGGCAAGTGATCGTTTGCTCGTAACGACGAACCCGCCGGGATCCCTCTCGGCATGGTGGCGGCAGAAACAGCGGTGGGTCATCGGCGCGAAATCGCTCGGATTCATCGGGTGGTTCATACTCATCCTTGGCTATGTTGGGATGATCGCTGCATTCGGCGCGCTGTGGACGCAGACGCTGCCAATGATCGTCGCCGTGATCGGGATCAAAATCATAGGCGATTTGATGATCATTGGCCCAATGGCGATGTCGCTGAAACGAATTCGGCTAATTCTCTATGTGCCGATCTATCAGTTCTACTTGTTATTCTTCCTTGTATGCGTACCGCTGCAATACGCCCAGCGAACGGTCGTATGGAAAGATCGAGACTATCATACGTAA
- a CDS encoding fumarylacetoacetate hydrolase family protein: MRLIFDVDHQEEQGIESGTIYCVGRNYVGHIRELGNEQPTNPIIFVKPECALRHGSYNIIEFPPGTENLEFEAELVLLLRGGGRNIQAYDPSEIILGYGVGLDLTMRDLQNEFKSKGLPWLLAKGFDGSAQVSHFIPYDAAPPFESLAFSLYVNGELRQRGSTKEMIFSPEMMVNFLSQRCSLKLGDILFTGTPQGTGRLEIGDKVVIQLHTEDPEAILLDFHAEVIEWH; encoded by the coding sequence ATGCGGCTGATCTTTGACGTCGATCATCAGGAGGAACAGGGAATCGAGAGCGGGACGATTTATTGCGTCGGACGTAACTACGTCGGTCACATCCGCGAACTCGGCAACGAACAGCCGACGAACCCGATCATCTTCGTAAAACCCGAGTGTGCGCTCCGGCACGGCTCATACAATATCATCGAATTTCCTCCGGGGACCGAGAATCTCGAATTCGAAGCCGAACTCGTATTACTCCTTCGTGGGGGCGGACGAAATATTCAAGCATACGATCCGAGCGAGATCATACTCGGATACGGGGTTGGTCTGGACCTGACGATGCGCGATCTTCAAAATGAATTCAAAAGCAAAGGACTCCCGTGGTTACTTGCGAAAGGATTTGACGGTTCGGCTCAGGTGAGTCATTTTATTCCATACGATGCCGCTCCGCCGTTTGAATCGTTGGCATTTTCATTATATGTGAATGGTGAGCTGCGCCAGCGCGGCTCGACGAAAGAGATGATTTTTAGCCCTGAAATGATGGTGAACTTCCTCTCGCAGCGGTGTTCGTTGAAACTGGGGGATATCCTCTTCACCGGTACTCCACAAGGGACCGGTCGGTTGGAAATCGGCGACAAAGTCGTGATCCAACTACATACCGAGGACCCCGAAGCCATTTTGCTCGATTTCCACGCAGAGGTGATCGAGTGGCATTGA